The Gemmata palustris genome includes a region encoding these proteins:
- the pheT gene encoding phenylalanine--tRNA ligase subunit beta, which translates to MLVPLSWLKDYVPLPADPGALVERLTIAGLESSGVKVFGLPVRGTLRVKPEDAGLVWERDKLVVAQVLEITKHPNADTLKLVKLDLGTGEPKTVITGAENIAVGQSGMKIILGLCGSQYFFTGKDGKKTVMTLAPKELRGLPNDAMCMSDFELGIAEESEGIIILDDADAVPGTPAQDVLGEIVVELDILPNMARCLSMIGIAREVAALTGANATIAEPKVETVAETIDGKVRVEIADPKLCSRYTATIVRNVTLKAAPRWMCSRLHYAGMRPISNAVDITNYVMLEHGQPLHAFDYDVLVKRAGGKAPTILVRPAKAGEMLKTLDGQDRELSPDNLVIADTAGPIALAGVMGGAETEVSAATTTILLESACFDFVSVRKTARQFNLFSEASTRFSRGIHPEQALPAAVRAAQLFRDHAGGEVLAGVVDAYPAPLPPQVIDLDQAEIRRLLGFDIPSAEVVRVLTALQFQVEPDGEDAWTVTTPQTRLDIQAGTADLIEELARVYGYDNLKERLLPLELPEPKGNRDIEGEDRVRNLLADQGLQEAITYSLSSVEAETKLAAEKNPSPTPPLNGEGLKTADGSAPPSFLGKGVGGLGSSPDDFVALMNPLSPERAVMRRTLLPGLLAVVQKNLEATDSVAMYELGFVYLPKADERLPSEPRKLALVLSGRRTGAAWDDPQGAAPARYDFYDLKGVVESLAGDLHLPGVTFAAVQTVPWLHPMRAAELRVNGTAVGVFGELHPKVAANFLLGDRAVQVAELDLEAVLAAVPARYGYKPFSTFPPAKRDVAVVVADATPAEAVLAEIRAGGGDLLTDATLFDVYRGTGLPDGTKSLAFALTYQAPDRTLGEKEIVKAHEKVEGRLRHVLKAQIRGKDLA; encoded by the coding sequence ATGCTCGTTCCGCTGTCCTGGCTCAAAGATTATGTCCCGCTCCCGGCCGATCCGGGCGCGCTCGTCGAGCGACTGACCATCGCCGGGTTGGAATCTTCCGGGGTGAAAGTTTTTGGGCTGCCGGTGCGAGGAACGCTCCGGGTGAAACCGGAGGACGCGGGCCTGGTGTGGGAGCGCGACAAACTCGTGGTCGCGCAGGTGCTCGAGATCACCAAGCACCCGAACGCCGACACCCTCAAACTCGTCAAACTCGACCTCGGCACGGGCGAGCCGAAGACCGTGATTACCGGGGCCGAAAACATCGCTGTCGGTCAGAGCGGGATGAAGATCATCCTCGGGCTGTGCGGGTCGCAATATTTCTTCACCGGCAAGGACGGCAAGAAGACCGTCATGACGCTGGCGCCGAAGGAGTTGCGCGGCCTCCCGAACGACGCGATGTGCATGTCTGACTTCGAGTTGGGCATCGCGGAGGAGAGTGAGGGCATCATCATTCTCGACGACGCGGACGCGGTCCCGGGCACCCCGGCCCAGGACGTGCTCGGCGAGATCGTCGTCGAACTCGACATCCTGCCGAACATGGCCCGGTGCCTCTCGATGATCGGCATCGCGCGCGAGGTGGCCGCGCTCACCGGCGCGAACGCGACCATCGCCGAGCCGAAGGTGGAGACGGTCGCGGAGACGATCGACGGCAAAGTGCGCGTCGAGATCGCCGACCCCAAACTGTGTTCACGCTACACCGCGACCATCGTTCGCAACGTGACGCTCAAAGCGGCCCCGCGGTGGATGTGTTCGCGCCTGCACTACGCCGGGATGCGGCCCATCAGCAACGCGGTGGACATCACCAACTACGTGATGCTCGAACACGGGCAACCGCTGCACGCCTTTGACTACGACGTGCTCGTGAAGCGCGCCGGTGGTAAAGCCCCGACGATCCTCGTGCGCCCGGCGAAGGCCGGGGAGATGCTCAAAACGCTCGACGGCCAGGACCGCGAACTGTCGCCGGACAACCTCGTGATCGCGGACACGGCGGGACCGATCGCGCTGGCCGGCGTCATGGGCGGCGCGGAAACCGAAGTGAGCGCCGCGACCACGACGATTCTGCTCGAGAGCGCGTGCTTCGATTTCGTCAGCGTGCGCAAGACCGCCCGGCAGTTCAACCTGTTCAGCGAGGCGAGCACGCGGTTCAGCCGCGGCATTCACCCGGAACAGGCGCTGCCGGCCGCGGTTCGTGCCGCGCAACTGTTCCGCGACCACGCCGGGGGCGAAGTGCTGGCCGGGGTTGTAGATGCGTACCCCGCGCCGCTGCCGCCGCAAGTCATCGACCTGGACCAAGCGGAAATTCGGCGCCTTCTGGGTTTCGATATCCCGAGTGCCGAGGTCGTCCGCGTGCTGACCGCGCTCCAGTTTCAGGTGGAACCGGACGGCGAGGACGCATGGACCGTAACGACCCCGCAAACGCGGCTCGACATCCAGGCCGGCACCGCGGACCTCATTGAAGAACTGGCCCGTGTGTACGGGTACGACAACCTGAAAGAGCGCCTGCTCCCGCTCGAGCTACCGGAACCGAAGGGTAACCGCGATATCGAGGGCGAGGACCGCGTTCGCAACTTGCTCGCCGATCAGGGGTTGCAGGAAGCGATCACGTATTCGCTGAGTAGTGTGGAAGCGGAGACGAAACTGGCAGCAGAAAAGAACCCCTCCCCAACCCCTCCCCTAAACGGAGAGGGGCTTAAAACCGCCGATGGCTCTGCTCCCCCTTCCTTCCTAGGGAAGGGGGTTGGGGGGTTAGGTTCTTCCCCCGACGATTTCGTCGCCCTCATGAACCCGCTGTCGCCGGAACGCGCGGTAATGCGGCGCACGCTGCTTCCCGGCTTGCTCGCGGTGGTGCAGAAGAATCTCGAAGCGACCGACAGCGTAGCCATGTACGAACTCGGGTTCGTGTATTTGCCGAAGGCCGACGAGCGATTGCCGAGCGAACCGCGGAAGCTCGCACTCGTGCTGAGCGGTCGGCGGACGGGAGCCGCGTGGGACGACCCGCAGGGCGCGGCGCCGGCGCGCTACGACTTCTACGACCTCAAGGGCGTGGTGGAATCGCTCGCCGGTGACCTGCACCTGCCCGGCGTCACGTTCGCGGCCGTGCAAACCGTACCGTGGTTGCACCCGATGCGCGCCGCGGAACTGCGCGTGAACGGTACCGCGGTCGGCGTGTTCGGCGAACTGCACCCGAAGGTCGCGGCGAACTTCTTACTCGGGGACCGCGCCGTTCAGGTGGCGGAACTCGACCTCGAAGCGGTCCTCGCGGCCGTTCCCGCGCGCTACGGGTACAAGCCGTTCAGCACGTTCCCGCCCGCGAAGCGCGACGTGGCGGTCG
- a CDS encoding LegC family aminotransferase, which yields MSTSSEPGSAPTGFVPLCVPEIRGNAWDYVKQCLDSNWVSTAGPFVDRFEQMVAGSAGAKYGVATVNGTAALHVALLAAGVRPDDEVLVPALTFIATANAVRYAGAWPVFLDAEPVHGQLDPQKLTDFLERECTSRGGALVNRTTGRTVRVVLPVHVLGHPVDMDPVCEVAERFGLAIIEDAAEALGAKYKGRPVGRFGAAACFSFNGNKLLTCGGGGMIVTDDPRLAERARYLTTQAKDDPLEYVHGEVGFNYRLTSLQAALGCAQMELLDQFVGAKRATAAVYDAAFRDVPMIEPFAEAPWAFSTSWMYTVRVGRDQSRPLMRHLDAHRIQTRPLWQPLHCSPAHAGRQSYRVEVADRLYRESLSLPCSVGLTPQQREQVLATISAFWRSERATA from the coding sequence GTGTCTACGTCAAGTGAACCCGGCTCCGCGCCGACCGGCTTCGTCCCGCTCTGCGTACCGGAAATTCGCGGTAACGCCTGGGACTACGTCAAGCAGTGTCTCGACAGTAATTGGGTCTCGACCGCCGGACCGTTCGTGGACCGGTTCGAGCAAATGGTCGCGGGGAGCGCCGGCGCGAAGTACGGCGTCGCCACCGTAAACGGCACCGCGGCCCTGCACGTCGCGCTCCTCGCCGCGGGCGTCCGGCCCGACGACGAGGTGCTGGTCCCCGCGCTCACGTTCATCGCGACGGCGAACGCGGTCCGGTACGCCGGGGCGTGGCCCGTGTTCCTCGACGCCGAACCGGTCCACGGCCAACTCGACCCGCAAAAACTGACGGACTTCCTGGAACGCGAATGCACCTCCCGCGGGGGCGCTCTCGTCAACCGCACAACGGGGCGGACCGTTCGCGTGGTGCTGCCGGTTCACGTGCTCGGCCACCCGGTCGATATGGACCCGGTGTGCGAAGTGGCTGAGCGGTTCGGCCTCGCGATCATTGAGGACGCGGCGGAAGCGCTCGGCGCGAAATACAAGGGCCGGCCGGTCGGTCGGTTCGGCGCGGCCGCGTGCTTCAGTTTCAACGGGAACAAGCTGTTGACGTGCGGCGGCGGCGGAATGATCGTCACCGACGATCCCCGCCTGGCGGAGCGCGCGCGGTACCTGACCACGCAGGCAAAAGACGACCCCCTAGAGTACGTCCACGGAGAGGTCGGGTTCAACTACCGACTGACGAGCCTGCAGGCCGCTCTCGGCTGCGCCCAGATGGAACTGCTGGACCAGTTCGTCGGTGCAAAACGGGCGACCGCGGCGGTGTACGACGCGGCGTTCCGGGACGTACCGATGATCGAGCCGTTCGCGGAAGCGCCGTGGGCGTTCAGCACGTCCTGGATGTACACGGTGAGGGTCGGGAGAGATCAAAGTCGCCCGCTGATGCGCCACCTGGACGCGCACCGCATCCAGACGCGCCCGCTGTGGCAGCCGCTCCACTGCTCGCCGGCGCACGCGGGCCGCCAATCGTACCGCGTCGAGGTCGCGGACCGCTTGTACCGCGAATCGCTCAGCCTCCCGTGTTCGGTCGGTTTGACACCACAGCAGCGGGAGCAAGTGCTCGCCACAATAAGCGCGTTCTGGCGGAGCGAGCGAGCGACCGCATAA
- a CDS encoding SDR family NAD(P)-dependent oxidoreductase — translation MNWNGKRVLVTGAGGFIGSHLVERLVNEGARVRALVHYNALESRGWLNDASVRENVEVVAGDVTDRDSVRHAVTGTEVVFHLAALIAIPYSYQAPASYVRTNVTGTLHVLQAAHELGVERVVHTSTSEVYGTARYVPIDEAHPLQGQSPYSASKIGADKMAEAFACSFEVPVVTVRPFNTFGPRQSARAVIPTVITQCLTGSAVRLGSLTPTRDLNFVTDTVDGFVRAASAPGAVGQTINLGSGREISIGALAQLIGELAGRPVTVECDPQRLRPTGSEVERLLADNRRARELLDWAPAIGLEEGLRRTIAWVRDHIERYRPGVYVK, via the coding sequence TTGAACTGGAACGGCAAGCGCGTGCTGGTCACCGGCGCGGGCGGGTTCATCGGCAGCCACCTCGTCGAGCGCCTGGTTAACGAGGGCGCCCGCGTCCGCGCACTGGTCCACTACAACGCGCTCGAGAGCCGCGGGTGGTTAAACGACGCCTCAGTGCGCGAAAACGTCGAAGTGGTCGCGGGCGACGTGACCGACCGCGACAGCGTGCGCCACGCGGTGACCGGGACCGAAGTCGTTTTCCACCTCGCGGCACTGATCGCCATCCCGTACTCGTACCAGGCGCCCGCGTCCTACGTGCGCACCAACGTGACCGGCACGCTGCACGTCCTCCAGGCCGCACACGAACTCGGCGTCGAGCGCGTCGTCCACACTTCGACGAGTGAAGTGTACGGCACCGCGCGCTACGTCCCGATCGATGAGGCGCACCCGTTACAAGGGCAGTCGCCGTACTCCGCTAGCAAAATCGGCGCGGACAAGATGGCGGAGGCGTTCGCCTGCTCTTTTGAAGTGCCGGTGGTGACCGTGCGCCCGTTCAACACGTTCGGGCCGCGGCAGTCGGCCCGCGCCGTGATCCCGACCGTCATCACGCAGTGCCTGACCGGGTCGGCGGTCCGTCTGGGGAGCCTGACACCGACGCGCGACCTGAACTTCGTTACCGATACGGTGGACGGGTTCGTGCGGGCCGCGTCCGCGCCCGGTGCGGTCGGGCAGACCATCAACCTCGGCAGCGGGCGCGAGATCAGCATCGGCGCGCTGGCACAACTCATCGGCGAACTCGCCGGGCGCCCGGTAACGGTCGAGTGCGACCCGCAGCGGTTGCGGCCCACCGGGAGCGAGGTCGAGCGCCTCCTGGCCGACAACCGCCGCGCTCGCGAGCTGCTCGATTGGGCGCCCGCGATCGGACTGGAAGAGGGCCTGCGGCGGACCATCGCGTGGGTCCGCGATCACATCGAGAGGTACCGGCCCGGTGTCTACGTCAAGTGA
- a CDS encoding nucleotidyltransferase family protein translates to MPPRDSAAPAPTTDGLRLSANVSLRQALAQLDRTGKGIVLVVDTDGRLEGTITDGDIRRGILAGLTVAHPVRDLLAGKTAAARPVTAPAGTSSDTLLRLMREHGVRQVPLLDAAGRVTGLTTLDELLPNVLPDAQAVIMAGGFGTRLRPYTDDTPKPMLPVGDTPLLERTVRQLRAAGIRRVNISTHYLAEKIVDHFGDGRDFGVEFTYLREETPLGTAGALGLMGPLTERCLVMNGDILTRVDFRAMLAYHTEHAAALTVGVRAYEMKVPYGVIEADGPLVRRVVEKPALQFFVNAGIYVLEPSAHRLIPADRRFDMTDLITILIAEGHSVVSFPIVEYWLDIGQQPDYEQAQQDVRTGRYAA, encoded by the coding sequence ATGCCACCTCGGGACAGCGCAGCGCCCGCCCCCACAACGGACGGCCTGCGATTATCGGCGAACGTGTCCCTGCGGCAGGCGCTCGCGCAACTCGACCGGACCGGGAAGGGTATCGTTCTGGTCGTCGACACCGACGGGCGGCTCGAAGGCACCATCACCGACGGCGACATCCGCCGGGGCATCCTCGCGGGGCTGACGGTCGCGCACCCGGTGCGCGACCTGCTCGCGGGCAAGACCGCGGCCGCGCGCCCGGTCACCGCGCCCGCTGGCACCAGTTCCGACACGCTGCTGCGACTCATGCGGGAGCACGGCGTCCGGCAGGTTCCGCTACTCGATGCCGCCGGGCGCGTGACCGGGTTGACCACACTCGACGAGCTCCTGCCCAACGTACTGCCGGACGCGCAGGCGGTTATTATGGCCGGAGGGTTCGGCACGCGCCTGCGCCCGTACACCGACGACACGCCCAAGCCGATGCTCCCGGTCGGCGACACGCCGCTGCTGGAGCGCACCGTCCGGCAGCTCCGGGCGGCGGGCATCCGGCGCGTGAACATCAGCACGCACTACCTCGCAGAAAAGATCGTCGATCACTTCGGCGACGGGCGCGACTTCGGCGTAGAGTTCACTTACCTGCGCGAAGAAACGCCGCTCGGCACCGCCGGCGCGCTCGGGCTCATGGGGCCGCTGACCGAGCGGTGCCTGGTCATGAACGGCGACATCCTGACCCGGGTCGATTTCCGGGCGATGCTCGCGTACCACACGGAGCACGCCGCCGCGCTGACGGTGGGCGTCCGCGCTTACGAGATGAAGGTTCCTTACGGCGTCATCGAGGCCGACGGGCCGCTCGTGCGCCGCGTCGTGGAGAAGCCGGCCCTGCAGTTCTTCGTGAACGCCGGCATTTACGTACTGGAACCGTCGGCCCACCGGCTCATCCCCGCCGACCGCCGGTTCGACATGACCGACCTGATTACGATCCTCATCGCCGAGGGGCACTCGGTCGTCAGCTTCCCGATCGTCGAGTACTGGCTCGACATCGGCCAGCAACCGGACTACGAGCAGGCGCAGCAGGACGTTCGCACCGGGAGGTACGCGGCTTGA
- a CDS encoding N-acetyl sugar amidotransferase → MRCHVPPENLEAYYGLPEQVRFCARCTMSNQRPASTPEFRHTPASKKVTLHLDAEGVCDACRHAEHKFRIDWGAREAELLQLLDAHRSADGSYDCLVPGSGGKDSAYQAHVLKYKYGMHPLTCTWPPILYTDIGWKNFRNWCEVGGFDNVTFKPNGRVMRLLTKLAIENLLHPFQTFILGQKNLAPKVALQHDIKLIFYGENEAEYGNPLADNSTSLRDRSYFTAQNVDDMSLAGLPVSELIGRYGLKRADLRPFLPADHNELERSNIEVRYLGYYLKWTPQECYYYAAEHCGFEANAFRTEGTYSKYNSLDDKIDGFHYYTTFIKFGLGRATYDSSQEIRNRHLTREDGVALVRKFDGEFPKKYFQEIMDALEMEPDHFLGLCDRFRSPHLWKKDGGEWKLRHAIGAVDEEHRAA, encoded by the coding sequence ATGAGGTGCCACGTGCCGCCTGAGAACCTGGAAGCGTACTACGGGCTGCCGGAGCAGGTGCGGTTCTGCGCGCGCTGCACGATGTCGAACCAGCGCCCCGCGTCGACCCCGGAGTTCCGGCACACCCCGGCCAGCAAGAAGGTCACCCTGCACCTCGACGCCGAGGGCGTCTGCGACGCCTGCCGGCACGCCGAGCACAAGTTCCGCATCGACTGGGGCGCGCGGGAGGCCGAACTGCTCCAACTGCTCGACGCCCACCGGAGCGCGGACGGCAGTTACGACTGTCTCGTGCCCGGCAGCGGCGGCAAGGACAGCGCGTACCAGGCGCACGTCCTCAAGTACAAGTACGGCATGCACCCGCTGACCTGCACGTGGCCGCCGATCCTGTACACCGACATCGGGTGGAAGAACTTCCGCAACTGGTGCGAGGTCGGCGGGTTCGACAACGTCACGTTCAAGCCGAACGGGCGCGTGATGCGGCTGCTCACGAAACTCGCCATCGAGAACCTGCTGCACCCGTTCCAGACGTTCATCCTGGGCCAGAAGAACCTCGCGCCGAAGGTCGCACTGCAGCACGACATCAAACTGATTTTCTACGGCGAGAACGAGGCCGAGTACGGCAACCCGCTGGCCGACAACAGCACCTCGCTCCGCGACCGGTCGTACTTCACCGCGCAGAACGTCGACGACATGTCCCTCGCCGGGCTGCCGGTGTCCGAGTTGATCGGGCGCTACGGGCTGAAGCGCGCCGACCTGCGCCCGTTCCTCCCGGCCGACCACAACGAACTGGAGCGGTCGAACATCGAGGTCCGCTACCTCGGCTACTACCTGAAGTGGACGCCCCAGGAGTGCTACTACTACGCGGCCGAGCACTGCGGGTTCGAGGCGAACGCCTTCCGCACGGAGGGGACGTACAGTAAATACAACAGCCTGGACGACAAGATCGACGGGTTCCACTATTACACGACGTTCATCAAGTTCGGGCTGGGGCGCGCGACCTACGACTCCAGTCAGGAGATCCGGAACCGCCACCTGACGCGCGAGGACGGCGTCGCCCTGGTGCGGAAGTTCGACGGAGAGTTCCCGAAGAAATACTTCCAGGAGATCATGGACGCGCTCGAAATGGAGCCCGACCACTTCCTCGGTTTGTGCGACCGGTTCCGCTCGCCCCACTTGTGGAAGAAGGACGGGGGAGAATGGAAGTTAAGACACGCGATCGGGGCGGTCGATGAAGAACACCGAGCGGCTTAA
- the hisH gene encoding imidazole glycerol phosphate synthase subunit HisH — MSVPTRPTVAVVDYGMGNLFSVCHACERAEMGAFVTDRPADVASADAVLLPGVGAFGDAMDRLRERGLVEPLRERSRAGRLVVGICLGQQLLMTESHEFGRHRGLGLIEGDVVRFAETDRAGRPVKVPHVGWDRVRRPAGAGDPWAGSPLAGLPDGTAMYFVHSFYARPADPRVVLAWGRYGGTEFCSALRAGNTFAFQFHPERSGPEGMRVYHTIAALARGRSDEVPRAA, encoded by the coding sequence ATGAGCGTTCCGACACGACCCACGGTCGCCGTGGTCGATTACGGCATGGGCAACCTGTTCAGCGTGTGCCACGCCTGTGAGCGCGCCGAGATGGGCGCGTTCGTCACGGACCGCCCCGCCGACGTCGCGTCCGCCGACGCCGTCCTGCTACCGGGCGTCGGCGCGTTCGGCGACGCAATGGACCGCCTCCGGGAGCGCGGGCTGGTCGAGCCGCTCCGCGAGCGCTCGCGCGCGGGCCGGCTCGTGGTCGGGATCTGCCTGGGACAGCAGCTCCTGATGACCGAGAGCCACGAGTTCGGGCGGCACCGCGGGTTGGGCCTAATCGAGGGAGACGTGGTGCGGTTCGCCGAAACGGACCGCGCCGGCCGACCGGTGAAGGTACCGCACGTCGGCTGGGACCGCGTCCGGCGCCCCGCGGGCGCCGGCGACCCCTGGGCCGGGTCGCCGCTCGCCGGGCTGCCCGACGGGACCGCGATGTACTTCGTTCACTCGTTCTACGCGCGCCCCGCGGACCCGCGCGTGGTCCTCGCCTGGGGCCGGTACGGGGGCACCGAGTTCTGCTCCGCGCTCCGCGCCGGGAACACGTTCGCGTTCCAGTTCCACCCGGAGCGCAGCGGCCCGGAGGGGATGCGGGTTTATCACACTATTGCCGCGCTCGCGCGCGGCCGCTCCGATGAGGTGCCACGTGCCGCCTGA
- a CDS encoding transposase family protein has protein sequence MIARLENLRKSSVVFGHLTGLTVAAFDALAADVVPAVEAAHKKALERPNRQRAVGGGDDFDLSTADQVLLTVIWLRQYPTNEVLGFLFGVSDSTASRARTRCLPALEQAGRDTMRTPDPGTARRKRLPALLAGTPGLAVVIDSFEQRTPRPKRRPRAYYSGKKKAHTLKSQVAVDEESGAIVDVSDSVPGPWADIKRLKKSRLMKRLPKGVGGIGDLGYVGMGELHPTGLGAAPRRKPRGKDRPPEDRKYNRAFSRRRIVVEHAIGRLRRFRAVAHLNRHPRPRHAMRVRAIAGLVNRMLKHRAS, from the coding sequence ATGATCGCGCGCCTTGAGAACCTGCGGAAGTCCTCGGTCGTTTTTGGTCACCTGACCGGGTTGACCGTTGCCGCGTTCGATGCGTTGGCGGCTGATGTGGTCCCGGCCGTTGAAGCCGCGCACAAGAAGGCACTCGAGCGGCCCAACCGACAACGGGCGGTCGGAGGAGGCGACGACTTCGACCTGTCGACCGCCGATCAGGTGCTGCTGACGGTCATCTGGCTGCGCCAGTACCCGACCAATGAGGTACTCGGGTTCCTGTTCGGGGTGTCCGACTCGACGGCCAGCCGCGCCCGCACCCGGTGCCTGCCGGCACTGGAGCAAGCGGGCCGGGACACGATGCGCACGCCCGACCCCGGCACGGCCCGGCGCAAGCGGTTGCCGGCGTTGCTCGCCGGCACGCCCGGTCTGGCGGTGGTAATCGACTCGTTCGAGCAAAGGACCCCGCGCCCGAAGCGCCGTCCGCGGGCGTACTATTCGGGGAAGAAGAAGGCCCACACGCTCAAGAGCCAAGTGGCCGTAGATGAGGAGTCCGGGGCCATCGTGGACGTCTCGGACTCGGTGCCGGGGCCGTGGGCGGACATCAAACGGCTCAAGAAGTCGCGGCTCATGAAGCGGCTCCCGAAGGGGGTCGGCGGGATCGGCGATCTGGGTTACGTCGGGATGGGCGAACTGCACCCAACGGGGTTGGGCGCGGCCCCGCGACGCAAGCCGCGCGGGAAGGACCGTCCGCCAGAAGACCGGAAGTACAACCGCGCGTTCAGCCGGCGCCGGATCGTAGTGGAACACGCGATCGGGCGGTTGCGCCGGTTCCGGGCGGTGGCGCACTTAAACCGACACCCGCGACCGAGGCACGCGATGCGGGTCCGGGCCATTGCCGGGTTGGTCAACCGGATGCTCAAACACCGAGCCTCCTGA